The genomic interval CGCGGGCGGTGTCGATCAGGTTGGTGTATTCGACCAACTCTGTGGTGATCGGGAACAGCCGAGGCAGTGAACCACCGGCGTAAATCTCCTGGTTCACATAATTGCGGTCGATCAACCAGTTCAAGGCTTCGCGGATCTTGCGATTCGAAAATGGATTCAACACAGCCGCATCCTCGAACACCGCCGGGTTCAAACTGATCCCGTAATAACCGCCGAGCGATTGCGTGCTGGAAAGACCCGATTCCTGAATCGCGGGGTACACGTCTGAAGCAAGATTGAACGAGAAGAAATCGATCGCGCCCGCCTGAATTTGCGAAAGGGCAGAATCGCCCGCCACGACGGAAATATCAATTTCATCCAACCAACCGCCGTGGCGCGTAGTGGCAGTCGCCGCGGGTTCTTCGGTTGCGGCTGGGGCTTCGGTTACAACGGGCGCTTCGGTTTCCGCCACAGGCGCCTCGGTCTCCGTTGCTTGTTGAGGAGCGCATGCGGCAAGCGCAAGGCTCAACGCCACCAGCAGGCTGAATAGGTGAAATACTTTACTTTTTTTCATGCTCTTCTCTCCTAAAAAATTTGAGTGAATCTTGATGCGAGGAATCAACATGCGCGATATTCTCGAGCCACCTCCTTTGAACCTATAGCGAGCGAGGCGGAAACCCGGTTGCGTAGACCGGGATCCCGCCTGACGCCGACGTATCGCTTTCTTGTGAGGAGATCGTTGAAAGCAAAGCGGATTAGCATGACTAACCTGCGCACATCATACCTACCCCGGAAAATTCAAGCATCCGCCTCGAAGCGTATTTCCCACCCGCATGAGTGATGGTTTGGGTTCCCTCGCAGAGATCATCGAACGTAGTATTCCCCTCGCGCGCCTGATCTGGAAAAACCCCTCCTCCGAGGGATATGGCGCTGTGCCTCCAGCCGAATAAAATCGGCTTCATACACGATACGGAATACGGGTCTATAATTAACACCATGCGCAGGATTTGGACGAGGCGATTCGGTTTCACCATCGGGATTCTGTTGCTCCTCTCGCAGGCTTCCTGCGCCGGGCGGGCAACGCCTCAAACCGCGCCTCAACCTGAATCGCCTGCGACCAGCCTCCCCGTCCGACCGGACCGCCTCTCCCCCGCCGACCTGCCCGCAATCTGCAATTGTGTCCCGCGCTTCGATACGCTCGGCATCGAGCAGGGACTCTCGCAAAGCTCCGGGCGAGTCATCTTTCAAGACCGTCAGGGATTTCTCTGGATCGGCACCGAGGATGGATTAAATCGTTACAACGGGTACAACTTCACCACCTTCAAGCGCGACCCCGGCAACCCCAACAGTATCAGCGACGGTTGGATCAACGATATTGTCGAAGACCACGATGGGTACCTGTGGATCGGCACGCGCCTGGGCGGGTTGAACCGCTACGATCCGCGCGCGGGCACATTTACTCATTTTCAACATACCGAGGGGAATAGCGCCAGCCTGGCAGACGACCATGTGACCGCGTTGCTGATCGACAATGAAAACCAACTTTGGGTCGGCACCTTGAGCGGGTTGGATCGGTTCGACCGGGAGACGCAAACCTTTCACCATATTCCATACCATGTCCCTCAACCCAGCACAAACGACGATCTGATCGTCACTCCAGAGCTGGATTCAGACGCGGAAAAAAACCAGGATGAAGCAAAGCCGGTGACCAGGTCTAAAAAACTGAGTAGCAAAAACATCAGCGCGTTGTTTCAAGATTCTGAGGGATTCATTTGGATCGGCACTCTCGATGGCGGCTTGAACGTGTTTGACCCGCCCTCCGAAACTTATACAAATTATTTGCCAGCGCCCGATTACCCTGGCAGTATCAGTAGCGGTCGTATCACTTCCATCGCGGAGGGGATCGATGGCGATCTGTGGATCGGCACACAAACCGGGTTGAACGTCTTCGACCCGGTGGAAGAAAAGTTCACCTCCTTTATGCACGATCAGGATGAGCCGCAATCGATCATCAGCGACGCCATTAACGTCCTGCGCATCGACGGCTCGGGAAATCTATGGATCGGCACACCCGAGGGACTGGACCGCATGAGCGCGGATCGTTCCCATTTCATCCACTATCGCAACGATCCAACCTTTCAACGGAGTATCAGCAATAACAGTATCCTCGCCATCTACGAAGACCGGGGAGGCGTGCTGTGGTTCGGGACGCACGGGGGAGGGATCAATCGCTACGACCGGGAACGCGACAAGTTCGCCTACTACCGCCACGACCCAGACGACCCGAACAGCCTGAGCGGGAATTTTATCTTTCCCATTTATGTGGATGATGAAGGCTATGCCTGGATCGGCACTTCAGACGCCGGGCTCAACCGTTTCCAATGGGAAACAGGCGCGAACAAAAAATACTATAACAACCCGCAAAACCCGGACAGTATCAGTTCCGATACGATCATCTCGATCTTCCAAGATAGCGATGGCATCCTCTGGGTTGGCACCACCAACGGGCTGGACCGGTACAACCCGGCGCTGAATTCTTTTACCCACTACCGCCGCGACCCCACCGACCCGGAGAGCATCAGCGCCAACTTCGTATACGCCATTTTCGAAGACAGCCGCAAACAACTTTGGGTGGGCACTTTCGTCGGGTTAGACCGCTTCGATAAGACCACCGGCGTGTTCACGCATTTCCGTTCGGACCCTGCCGACGAATCCACATTGAGCGGCGCCAAACCGCTCGCCATTGCCGAGGATAGCCGGGGCTATTTATGGATCGGCACCGCCGAAGCCGGGCTGAACCGCATGGACCCGGTCACCAACGAGGTAAAACAGTATCAGCACAAACCCACCGACCCGTCCAGTTTGAGCGGAGATTCCATCCTTTCCATCTACCTCGACTCGAAAGACAGGTTATGGATCGGCACCGCCGGAACCGGCTTGAATCTATATCACCCCGAAACCGATTCGTTCACTCACTATGTGGAAAAAGACGGACTACCCAACGGGTCTGTGTACGGAATCCTCGAAGACGGGGATGGGCGCCTCTGGATGAGCACCAATTACGGCATCGCCCGCTTCGACCCGGATACCGAAACCTTCCGCAATTACGATCGCGGCGATGGGCTACAAAGCAATGAATTTAACTCGAACGCGTTTGCGAAAGGAAAAAACGGCGAATTTTACTTCGGCGGAATCGACGGCTTGACCGTCTT from Candidatus Defluviilinea gracilis carries:
- a CDS encoding GAF domain-containing protein; the encoded protein is MRRIWTRRFGFTIGILLLLSQASCAGRATPQTAPQPESPATSLPVRPDRLSPADLPAICNCVPRFDTLGIEQGLSQSSGRVIFQDRQGFLWIGTEDGLNRYNGYNFTTFKRDPGNPNSISDGWINDIVEDHDGYLWIGTRLGGLNRYDPRAGTFTHFQHTEGNSASLADDHVTALLIDNENQLWVGTLSGLDRFDRETQTFHHIPYHVPQPSTNDDLIVTPELDSDAEKNQDEAKPVTRSKKLSSKNISALFQDSEGFIWIGTLDGGLNVFDPPSETYTNYLPAPDYPGSISSGRITSIAEGIDGDLWIGTQTGLNVFDPVEEKFTSFMHDQDEPQSIISDAINVLRIDGSGNLWIGTPEGLDRMSADRSHFIHYRNDPTFQRSISNNSILAIYEDRGGVLWFGTHGGGINRYDRERDKFAYYRHDPDDPNSLSGNFIFPIYVDDEGYAWIGTSDAGLNRFQWETGANKKYYNNPQNPDSISSDTIISIFQDSDGILWVGTTNGLDRYNPALNSFTHYRRDPTDPESISANFVYAIFEDSRKQLWVGTFVGLDRFDKTTGVFTHFRSDPADESTLSGAKPLAIAEDSRGYLWIGTAEAGLNRMDPVTNEVKQYQHKPTDPSSLSGDSILSIYLDSKDRLWIGTAGTGLNLYHPETDSFTHYVEKDGLPNGSVYGILEDGDGRLWMSTNYGIARFDPDTETFRNYDRGDGLQSNEFNSNAFAKGKNGEFYFGGIDGLTVFHPLEITDSAYPPQISLLSLDQEGQSLAGNSSVETLREITIAYPQTSFEFEFAALSFNQPGKNQYAYTLEGFDTNWHFIGARRNGRYTNLPGGTYTLLLNASNSDGVWSETPTRIKLTVIPPFWQTVWFRALIAVFAAFVVAGGVRLRTKSIQDRNRALERLVKERTFALETRNREMEALYQADERILRNVSLNQVFQTLVDVAVDMLNADRSVVFAWDEKRTRVTPRVSRGFAPATLNVLEFEKGEGMIGEVLETGQPVIVRQIELNEFQPNIRQALIDEGIRSFALIPITVDRKIVGVFKVGFTSPNLIGDDITRLFSAITQRASISIANMELFEQTKDLAVMEERNRLARDLHDSAKQKAFAALAQLGTVRSRLNGNGDPVSMHLSEAENLVSDVIQELTFLVQEIYPIALQEKGLPAALRDYIYEWENRNDTTIQLVNRGERRLPLEMEQALYRVAQEALANVARHSKARRMDISLVYNHDSVQLSLADDGCGFDLEKKSYGMGLRSMRERVSSIHGTVQIQSAPGHGTRILVQAPIKN